From the Lactobacillus johnsonii genome, the window AAAAGATCACTAAAGGCAGTCTGCAAAAATTCCTTAAGCTCTATACCTTCTTCAAGTTTGGCATACTGATCTAAATACCCAACATGAATTTTATTTTGCCATTTAACCTCGCCATTATCTTGAGTAATTTCACCGGTCAAAATCTTAATTAAAGTTGATTTACCAACTCCGTTTTGCCCTGTTACCCCCATATGGTCTTCTTTATTTAAGACAAAATTTGCGTCTTCATATAAAGTTTTATCAATAAATGTCTGACTTAAATTTTTAACTGTTAGTAAACTCATTATTTTTTCTCTTTTTCATTTGATAATTGACGCTGCCGATCATATTCTTGAAGCGCATTTAAGACTTTTGGCCATTGTCTTTTAGGGATAATTAACTGAAGCTTATTGTGATAGATTGGAAAATCACTAGCCTTCATCCCAGTTATTTTGGCAAGTTCTTCATCTGTTAAATGATATTTAGCTACAATTGCCTTAATTTCATAAGAAGCATGTCCTCTAAAATATGACAGAACATAAAAGAAAGCCGCAAAAATTCCAGCACTTAAAATAGCCATTGATACAGAAAAATGGAAGGTTCTCTGTGCAATAAAAAACACTGCAATAAATGCAATAAGGGCTGATATTACCCCATAAATAACTGGAAAATACTTAGTTTGCTTCATTTTTTCATCATCCTTTTTATTACACTGATCTTTCAAATATTACATTAAATTTACGTAATTGAAGTTTTTGTAAAAAAATGTAAATTTCGCTTTAATTTACTGCAATAATCCTCTTCTATAATACAGTTTGTTAAGTAAATTAAAAACGACTTTTTAAATATCACTAGTGTAACATGATTACCATTTAATTATTATTAAATTTAAACTTAAAAGGAGTAAACACTTTGACACACAAAAAAGGAATTTCAATAGCGCTTATTGTATTATTAGGCTTTGGCTTTTTAACTAATTCAGTTACTACTTCTCAGGCAGCTGATCAAGATACCAATTTTAATGTGTCTAAAAGCCTAGTTGAAAATACCATTAAACCAACTCTCCTAAGTAAAAAGTTCAAAGAAGATCAAATAAAAGAAGAAAGGGAAAATAAGTTAGCCGATATCAAGTTTGAAGAAAAAAGAATTAGTCAAGAAAACCCAAATTCTGAATTAGGTAACTAAAACTTTACAAACAACAGTTGCAGTTACGGTCTAAAATCACTAAGATAGAATCATCAACAGATATACTAAAAAAAGCAGTTAGCATTTCGCTAGCTGCTTTTTTCTTAATTACCATCCCATGGAATAGTGTCAGAATCTTTATCATAAATTACATAATTTCTAAAGTCTTCTGGATCATTCCAATTTAAACCTTGCTGCAGACTATTTTGCCTTGTTTCTTGATTATGGAGTTTTTCCTGTTTTAATCCTAAACTAGAACGAACTAAATCCGATACGCGTTGTAGTTCCTTTGTAGCGGCTACTTGCATTGCTGCCGCTCCAATCCAAACATTATGTCCTTGAATATAGCCACTCTTAATATTCTGAGTACATCCGCGATAATTCATTGCAATTGAAAGCATATCATCAAAAGTCAGATTAGTTTTAACATACTTGGCAAAGACCTTAAGAATCTTGCGATAGTTAGTGATTGAATTAACTGACATCCCTTTACGTACAATGTCATTAATTACCTGTCTTTGTCTCATTTGTCGACCATAGTCACCTTTTGGATCTTCTTTACGCATCCGCACATAGTCTAAGACCTCTTTGCCATTTAAGTGCTGTTTTCCCTTCTTAAAATGCGTGTGATAAGTAAAGGTAAATGGCACATTAACATCTACTCCGCCCAAAGCTTCTACCATACTTTCTAGAGCTTTCATATTAACTTCCATATAGTAGTTAACTGGTGTATTTAAAAGTGCTTTTACTGTCCGAGTTGCTCCTTTGCTTCCGCCAACTTGATAAGCAGAGTTAACCCGGAACATGTAGTACTTCCCTTCTCCACTTCCGTCACCTTTGATATCAGCTAACAAGTCTCTAGGAATTGAGGTCATTGTTGCTTCTTTTTTCTCTGGATTCATAGTGGCTAAAATCATCGTATCGGAATTCCCCCGGTCATGCCGGCCCTCAATTCCTTGATCAACGCCAAGAATTAGAATTGAAATTGGCTTTTTCTGAGAAATCAATTGCGATGTTTTTCCTGTTCCTCGATAAGCTTGTTGAACTGAACTCATAGCTGAGAAATATGCATGAGCAAAGTAAGCTACGCTTCCACAAACAAGTAAAATTGATAAGAGACCTACCAAACGAGCAAAATTATTTCCATTTTTATAATCTTTTTTACTCGCCGCAAACACATTATTTCTTTTTAGTTTTTGGCGTGGTCTTTTGGGTTCCTCAGGTCTCATTAATTTTTAACTCCTCTGAAAATCAGCTTACCTTTTCATAATACAAAATTACTTAGTTAAGCGCATTAAATTCATTATTAAAAAAATTTTATTTTTTAGCAAGCAAAATAATGTTCTATAATGATGATTAATAAAAATTATATGGTAGAAAGAAGGAAAAGGTATGGCTCTTCCAACAAGAAATGAAGTATCTGATGATCTCAAATGGGATCTTAGTCGTGTTTTTAAAGACGATCAGGAATGGGAAAAAGAATATAATCGGGTCGCAACCGAAATTAAAAATTTAGATAGATTTAAGGGAAATCTTGCTAAATCTGGTCAAGATTTATATGAAGGAATTACAGAAATTTTATCTGTAAATCGTCGTTTAGAAAAAGTGTACGTTTATGCTACTATGTCAAGCGACGTTGATACTAGTAATACTCATTATCTAGGCCTTGTTGCTAAAGCTCAAAGCTTAGCTAACCAAATGAGTGCTGCTATCTCCTTTGTCGATCCTGAAATTTTATCTATCCCAGAAGAGACACTTGCTAAATTTATGCAAGATGAGCCCCGTTTAAAAGAGTATCAACATCGACTTGAACAAATTACTAAGAAACGTCCTCATACTTTACCAGCAAGTGAAGAAAAAATTATTGCCGCTGCTGGAGATGCAATGGGAACTTCCGCTAATACTTTCAATGTTTTAACTAATTCTGATATGGAATACGGCTATGTTCAAGATGAAGACGGAGAGATGGTCCAATTATCTGATGGCTTATATTCACTTCTAATTCAGTCACAAGATAGAAATGTTCGCAAAAATGCATTTGATGTTATGTATGCAAGCTATGGCCAGTTTGAAAATAGTCTCGCTTCAACTTTATCAGGTGAAGTAAAAGCCCACAATTTTAATGCTCAAGTACATAAATATAATTCAGCTCGAGAGGCTGCTTTAAGTGAAAATGGCGTACCAACAGCTGTTTACGATACATTGGTTAAAGAGGTAAATAGTCACCTCAACTTACTTCATCGCTACGTTAGTTTAAGAAAAAAGATTTTAGGTCTTTCTGATTTACAAATGTATGATATGTATGTTCCATTAACAGGTGAGCCCAGTCTTTCTTATAACTTTGAAGAAGCAAAAAATGAAGCTAGACGAGCCTTAGCGCCATTAGGAAAAGATTACCTCGAACATGTTGATTACATCTTTAATAATCGTGTAATTGATGTGGTTGAAAGCCAAAATAAGGTAACAGGCGCTTATTCTGGTGGTTCCTATGATACTGATCCATATGAATTATTAAATTGGGAGGATAATCTTGATTCTCTATATACTCTAGTTCATGAAACTGGACACTCAGTGCATTCCTGGTATACAAGAAATACTCAACCATATGTATATGGAGACTACCCAATTTTTGTTGCTGAAATTGCATCAACAACTAATGAAAATATTTTAACTGAATACTTCTTAGATAAGATTACTGATCCTAAAACACGCGCATTTGTTTTGAATCACTATCTTGATTCATTCAAGGGCACACTCTTCCGTCAAACACAATTTGCAGAATTTGAGCAGTTTATTCATGAAGCTGACGCAAATGGTCAACCATTAACTGCCGATGTTCTTGATGAATTTTACGGCAATTTAAACCAAAGATATTACGGTGATAGTGTAGAACCGGGCGGAGAGATTGCTAAAGAATGGGCCCGTATTCCTCATTTCTATTACAACTTTTATGTTTACCAATATGCAACAGGCTTTGCTGCTGCTACAGCTCTCACAAATAATGTTGTTCATGGTACTGACAAAGAACGTACCGCTTATATTAATTTCTTAAAGGCTGGCTCTTCAGATTATCCAACAGAGATAATGAAATGTGCCGGTGTCGATATGACAAAGGCCGATTACTTAAAAGACGCATTTAATACTTTTGAAAAACGACTTAATGAGTTTGAAAAAATCGTTGATGAATTGAAAACAATCTAGTAAAAACACAAATATATTTGTAAACAAAAAGTTCTTGATCTAACTTCTAAGATCAAGAACTTTTTACTTTATACTAATTTAGTAATCAAACCAACTAAGTATAGAAATACACAGGTAATTAACAAGTAAATACTACCCCACTTAGTCGTTTCTTTTAGAATCTTTCCTTCTAAACCTTCTTTATTAATTGCACCAGTAGCTACTGCAATATTCTGTGGTGATAACATCCCAGCAGTTGCACCAGTCATATTTGAAGCAACAATCCAATATTTGCTTACTCCTAATGATTGAGCAGCAGAATACTGTAAGTTACCAAATAGAACGTTGGCTGACGTTGCAGAGCCTGTTAAGAATGTTCCTAGAGCCCCAATTAATGGTGCAAATAAAGGATAAGCTGGTCCAAGTAAGCTTACTAAGGCTACCGCTAATGCTTTAGTCATTCCTGCATATACCATAACTTTAGCTAAACCCACAATTGCACAAACTGTAATTGTTGTCATCCCAATTGTTTTCAAAACATTGAGCAAGATTTTGAACATTTGGCTTAAGCTTAAGCCTTGAATCTTTCCTCCAATTATTCCCGCTAATAAAATTAATGTTCCTGGAGAGGAAAGCCAATTAATTGGTAGATCATTAGGATTCTTTCCTAAGTAAACATGTAAGTGAGTAGTTACACTAGTTAAAAAGTTATTCACAGGTGGACAAAGAGATGAAGCTAGTAGAACGAAAATAAAGACCAGGATAAATGGTGAACAAGCCTTGAGAATCTCGCTAACACTTTCATTTTCTACTTCCTCTACTGAACCAGTTTTTCTCTTAGTCAACCAGACAGTAACTAAAATTGAAAACAATGATCCGACTAAGGCTGGAAGTTCTGCCCCAGTAAACTTAGCAATAATAACTTGCGGAATTGCCATTCCAACCCCTGACATTAAAGTAATAAAGACAATACCTTTAAGGGCCTTAATACTTTTACCAGTAAGAATAACTAAAATAAAAGGTACTAAAATAACTAAAATGACTAATTGCAAAGTTACAATAAATCCTAATTGCACATCATTAAGATTAGTTACTTCAGCTAATGTCAAAACTGGCAAGCCAATTGCACCAAATGCAGTTGCCGTACTATTGGCAACCAAACAAATTACTGAAGCTTGGATCGGTTCTAAACCTAAAGAAATTAAAATTCCTGCACAGATTGCTACAGCAGTCCCAAAACCAGCGATAGATTCTAGAAAGCCACCAAAACCCCAAGCAATTATTAATACTAAAATTCTTTTATCGGTTGTGATTGATGATAATAATTTTTCAATCGTCCCCATACTACCTGAATAAGTTGTAATCTGATATATAAAAAGCGCAGCCAAAATTACATACATGATTGGCCAAATTCCCATTATAATACCTTCTAAGGCTCCAGAAAGAGTATTAATTATGGGTTGTTTAAACATTAAAACAGCATCAGCAATTGTAATAATTAAACCAATCGTACATGCCCTTGAAGCCGGCATACCAATAATTCCAAGAGAAATTATCAACCAGATGATTGGCACTAATGCCCATAAAAAATTTATCCACATAGTTTTCCTCATCTAAAAAAGTAATACTATTTAATTTTATCCTTTTTCCACATATTAAGGAAATTTAAAAACAAAAAACCTACAAGAGCAAGAGAGCCCTTGTAGGTTCTAAATAACAGTTTTATTTCTTAAAAGCATGAACGCCATAAACAAATAAATAAATTCCAACTTCAATAATCGAAATAAAGAAAGTGACCGGTAAATTAGTTACGTATCCTAAAACTAAACCTGCCCAAACTCCAAACAAGGCGATCCCGACTGACCAACATAACATAGCAGGAATTGTCTTACCTAAGTAGCGAGCACTTGAAGATGGCAAAGTTAATAAAATAAAGACTAATAATGATCCGACAACTTGTGCACCAATTGAAACAGCTAAAGCCAAAGCAATTAAAAATACTACTGAAACTAAGCTTGTATTAATATGATGGCTAACTGCCCCTACATGATCAAATGAATCATAGTTTAACTGTCTTAAAACTAGGAAAATTATTGCTAAAACAAAGAGAGAAAGAACAACTAGTTGAATGACTCCATCTCTATCAACTCCAATAATTGAACCAAATAAGATGTTAGTCGCATAGCGACTATTACCGCCAGCAATAGCTAAAAATAGTACACCCAAGCCAATAAACAAGGCTGAAATCGCACTAATTGCGGATTCTTTCTGATCACTTCTCATGGATAATTCACCAACACTGATTGAGCCAAGCAAAGTAAAAAGAACCATGCCCCAGAGAGGAACCCAACCAATCCAAACCGCAAAAGCGGCTCCGGCAAAACCAATTTCTGATAGAGTGTGAGCTAAGAATGAAAAACTTCTAGCTACAACATATACACCCACTATTCCACAGGTAATAGCAATAAAAGTACTAGCTAGAAATGCATAGCGCATAAAATCATATGCAAACATTATTCTTCACCCACCTCTTCAGTTAAGTCTTTAATTTTACCAGCAATTAAACCTTTATCCTTAAATAAAAGATAATCTTTCATATATTTCTTAGCTAGAGGAATGTCATGAGTTGTAAACAAAACAGTCATTGCGTGTTTTTCATTTAAGTGCTTAATCAATGACATTAACTCTTCTTTAGCAACTGGATCTAAGCTAGCTGTTGCCTCGTCTAAAATAATGAAGTCTGGTTTATCTAACAAAGCTTGAGCTAAATATGCACGCTGCTTTTGACCTCCGGAAGCTTCACCCATCCTAGTATTTTGAATATCTAGTAAATGGGTCTCTTTTAAAATTTGATTTACTCTCCCCTTCACCCGAGCGTTCTTAAATAAAGGAGTATTAAGTTCTACAAAGGCCCGGATTGAGAGGGGATAATCAGCATCCAGATTCCTAAATTGAGGTACATAACCAACTTTTGTATCTGGCGCAAATTTAAACGATCCTGTCGTTGGTTGTAACATTCCCATCAAAATTCTAATCAAGGTTGTTTTTCCTGTACCATTTGCACCAAGTAGAGCTGTCATCGACCCCTTCGATAGGGTAAAATTCAAGTCTTTAAAAATTACCTTATCCTCAAATTTCATCCCCAGGTCTTTAACTGTTAATATATCAGTCATCTCACTCCTCCTCTTCTTCTAATAAACCAATCCTATTTAATTATTTTGAATATCAGCTAGTTTTTGATAATTTTCTTTCATCCAAGCTAAGTAAGTAGTGTTATTAGGAATAGTTTCCCGCACATTTAAAACTGGAACATTGTTCTTTTTTGCAAGTTTAACAAAAGACTTAACTGTTGAGCTACTTGCCTGAGTATTATTAACAAAAAAGGCAATCTTCTTTTGTTTAATAGCATTATTCATTTCGTTAATTGTCTTAGGACTAGGATCTGTACCATTTTCAATGGCTTCTTCAAATTTCTTGTCGCCTATTTTATAACCAGCTTCTTGCAAAGCATAGTCAAAGACTGGTTCACTAACAAAAACTGGTTTTTGATCACCCTTATTAGCCTGAGCTAGCTGTTTGATTTTGTCGATCTTGGCTAAGTATTTTTCGCCATTTTCCTTAAAATAAGCGGCATGCTTCTTATCCAACTTAGATAAACGCTTAACCAAATAATCAACGTACTTAGTTGGCATATCTAAATTGTACCAAATATGAGGATTATCTCCGCTCTTTAATCCCATCAAGTCTTCACCGACTAAGACAGGCTTTTTATCAACAGATTTCGCTAACTTATTCATCCATGAATCATAACCTAGCCCATTTGCAACAATAATATTTGCCTGAGCTACCTTTTTAGCATCTGCTGTTGTCGGATCAAAATCGTGTGGATCAACGCTACTTTTATCAATAATTGCAGTCGCTGTTCCATATTTTCCAACAATATTTTTAGCAATATCTGAATAAACATTAGTTGTAGTAACTATAGAAATTTTATCTGATTGTTTGGCAGAATTTTGCTTATTCGAACATCCTACCGTTATCAATGATACAAGCGTCACTAAGCTCATAATAGAAATAAATTTTGTAATTTTAGATTTAAAATTTTGCATATATATCCTCCTGTGCAAAACAAAAAAGCATTAAGTTAGAAAATTCAGCATAAGTTCTAACTTAAAGTTAGACTAAGCTAAATTTTTTATTATGTCAACATTTTTCTAGATAGACAAATAGCACCAAGACGTCTCAGACTTGATGCTATCAATAAGTATAAATAATAAAAAATTTGCTGAATTTTTAATTTAATGCTTTTTCTCTAAAATTACATCTTTATATAAACATATTTTTATATGTTTGTCAAAGATGTTCAGAAAAAAGACAGTCAAAATGCTGTGATTATTCAAGTCCTTGAACTAAAAATCTTCATTAACGTGCCGTCTCAAGACATCTAGAATCTTAATTACATGCTTATCTTCTAAGCTATAGTACCGCTCTTGCTTAACTTGCTCACTCTTAACTAGCTTAGCCTCTTCTAAGATTCTTAAGTGCCTAGAAATAGCTGGCTGACTAACATCAAACTGTTTTACCAAGTTATTTACACTACTTTTTTGATTGTCATTTAAGTAATAAAGAATTTGAATTCGAATGGGATGATTTAAAGCTCTAGTAACTCGAATAATTTGATCGTTCAACTTGTTCACCTATCTCAACTTACATTTAATTATGAGAGTAACTCAAGAATTTTCTTTTGCACACTTGATTCTTCACTAGATCCAATGATTTGATTCGCAGCTTTCTTTGCATCTGGAAGAGCGGTAGCCGTAGCAAAGCTCGTACCTGCAAACTTAAGCATACCAACATCATTACCACTATCACCAAATGTCACCATTTCACTAGATTTAATCTTCAGTTTTTTACCTAAATATTCTAAACCTACGGCTTTATTCATTCCTTTAGTCTGCATATCAATAGCAGTACTTGCACCTGAGACAAAACCAATCTGTGGATAATCTTCTCTAAGTTTATCTAAGACCTTAGGCATCTTATCTTCTGGAACACGAAGACTTACTTTAAAAATACGATCATCGATATCGTTAAAGCTATCAACAACTTGAATTTTCTTAACGTACTTTTTTAGATCTTCCGCAAATTCTTTTCCACTGCTTTTTTCAACATATGCACTAGTTACACCAGCAACAATAGCCTTATATGGTAATTTTTCCACAATTTCAAGCATGGTTTGATAATCTTCGTCAGATAAATCAGATATTTGAAGAATTTCATTTCCATGAGCTACTAAAGCACCATTTTCAGCCACAAAGTACATATTCTTATTAGCTTTTGGAAAACGATCGAGGATATTTTCATACTGATTACCACTAGCAATAACAAATTTAATATCACGATCCTGCATAATTTGAAATTCTTTTTCAAAGAGTTCCTTATCATAAGTCTTATCTTCTCTTAACCAAGTACCATCCATATCAGTTGCAATAAGCTTAATCATTTTCAGTCTCACTTTCCACTTTTATTATCCACACTCCACTATACTAAAAAACGCCACCCGGAGGTAGCGTTTTTCACAAAACTATTTTATTCAACTAATTTAATCTTTCTTGCGTTTTCTAGTACCTGCTAAGCCTAAAAGTGACGCAATGGTTGCTAATCCTAGTCCAATACGTCCTGCATTAGAATGTTTATGACCAGTTTGAGGTAATGAAACATCCTCAGTTGTAGCTGCTTCTGCCTTACCAGATTCTTTGGTTTCTACAGTTGCTACTTCCTTAATAGTAGTATTAGTGGAAAGTTGGTCTGGAAGAATAGGAGCATCATTAGTTGATTCAGTTGGAGTTTCAGCTTGAACTGGAACTTTTGAATCCTCTGGATCTTCTGGGTCCTTTGGTTCTTCTGGATCCACTGGATCCTTCGGTTCTTCTGGATCTACTGGGTCCTTTGGTTCTTCTGGATCCACCGGATCCTTTGGTTCTTCTGGATCTACGATATCCTTATTGTAAACTACAGTTTCAATGATATCGTCAGTATTATTATCTACATTTTCAAGACTGCCAATTTCTTTCCTATCTGGAGTGTAGCCGGCAATATCTGGAGAAATGACTTGTATAAATGTAGTTCCATCAAGTGCTGTCCATTTA encodes:
- a CDS encoding LCP family protein; the encoded protein is MRPEEPKRPRQKLKRNNVFAASKKDYKNGNNFARLVGLLSILLVCGSVAYFAHAYFSAMSSVQQAYRGTGKTSQLISQKKPISILILGVDQGIEGRHDRGNSDTMILATMNPEKKEATMTSIPRDLLADIKGDGSGEGKYYMFRVNSAYQVGGSKGATRTVKALLNTPVNYYMEVNMKALESMVEALGGVDVNVPFTFTYHTHFKKGKQHLNGKEVLDYVRMRKEDPKGDYGRQMRQRQVINDIVRKGMSVNSITNYRKILKVFAKYVKTNLTFDDMLSIAMNYRGCTQNIKSGYIQGHNVWIGAAAMQVAATKELQRVSDLVRSSLGLKQEKLHNQETRQNSLQQGLNWNDPEDFRNYVIYDKDSDTIPWDGN
- the pepF gene encoding oligoendopeptidase F; its protein translation is MALPTRNEVSDDLKWDLSRVFKDDQEWEKEYNRVATEIKNLDRFKGNLAKSGQDLYEGITEILSVNRRLEKVYVYATMSSDVDTSNTHYLGLVAKAQSLANQMSAAISFVDPEILSIPEETLAKFMQDEPRLKEYQHRLEQITKKRPHTLPASEEKIIAAAGDAMGTSANTFNVLTNSDMEYGYVQDEDGEMVQLSDGLYSLLIQSQDRNVRKNAFDVMYASYGQFENSLASTLSGEVKAHNFNAQVHKYNSAREAALSENGVPTAVYDTLVKEVNSHLNLLHRYVSLRKKILGLSDLQMYDMYVPLTGEPSLSYNFEEAKNEARRALAPLGKDYLEHVDYIFNNRVIDVVESQNKVTGAYSGGSYDTDPYELLNWEDNLDSLYTLVHETGHSVHSWYTRNTQPYVYGDYPIFVAEIASTTNENILTEYFLDKITDPKTRAFVLNHYLDSFKGTLFRQTQFAEFEQFIHEADANGQPLTADVLDEFYGNLNQRYYGDSVEPGGEIAKEWARIPHFYYNFYVYQYATGFAAATALTNNVVHGTDKERTAYINFLKAGSSDYPTEIMKCAGVDMTKADYLKDAFNTFEKRLNEFEKIVDELKTI
- a CDS encoding L-lactate permease, with product MWINFLWALVPIIWLIISLGIIGMPASRACTIGLIITIADAVLMFKQPIINTLSGALEGIIMGIWPIMYVILAALFIYQITTYSGSMGTIEKLLSSITTDKRILVLIIAWGFGGFLESIAGFGTAVAICAGILISLGLEPIQASVICLVANSTATAFGAIGLPVLTLAEVTNLNDVQLGFIVTLQLVILVILVPFILVILTGKSIKALKGIVFITLMSGVGMAIPQVIIAKFTGAELPALVGSLFSILVTVWLTKRKTGSVEEVENESVSEILKACSPFILVFIFVLLASSLCPPVNNFLTSVTTHLHVYLGKNPNDLPINWLSSPGTLILLAGIIGGKIQGLSLSQMFKILLNVLKTIGMTTITVCAIVGLAKVMVYAGMTKALAVALVSLLGPAYPLFAPLIGALGTFLTGSATSANVLFGNLQYSAAQSLGVSKYWIVASNMTGATAGMLSPQNIAVATGAINKEGLEGKILKETTKWGSIYLLITCVFLYLVGLITKLV
- a CDS encoding metal ABC transporter permease, which codes for MFAYDFMRYAFLASTFIAITCGIVGVYVVARSFSFLAHTLSEIGFAGAAFAVWIGWVPLWGMVLFTLLGSISVGELSMRSDQKESAISAISALFIGLGVLFLAIAGGNSRYATNILFGSIIGVDRDGVIQLVVLSLFVLAIIFLVLRQLNYDSFDHVGAVSHHINTSLVSVVFLIALALAVSIGAQVVGSLLVFILLTLPSSSARYLGKTIPAMLCWSVGIALFGVWAGLVLGYVTNLPVTFFISIIEVGIYLFVYGVHAFKK
- a CDS encoding metal ABC transporter ATP-binding protein, with translation MTDILTVKDLGMKFEDKVIFKDLNFTLSKGSMTALLGANGTGKTTLIRILMGMLQPTTGSFKFAPDTKVGYVPQFRNLDADYPLSIRAFVELNTPLFKNARVKGRVNQILKETHLLDIQNTRMGEASGGQKQRAYLAQALLDKPDFIILDEATASLDPVAKEELMSLIKHLNEKHAMTVLFTTHDIPLAKKYMKDYLLFKDKGLIAGKIKDLTEEVGEE
- a CDS encoding metal ABC transporter solute-binding protein, Zn/Mn family, with the protein product MQNFKSKITKFISIMSLVTLVSLITVGCSNKQNSAKQSDKISIVTTTNVYSDIAKNIVGKYGTATAIIDKSSVDPHDFDPTTADAKKVAQANIIVANGLGYDSWMNKLAKSVDKKPVLVGEDLMGLKSGDNPHIWYNLDMPTKYVDYLVKRLSKLDKKHAAYFKENGEKYLAKIDKIKQLAQANKGDQKPVFVSEPVFDYALQEAGYKIGDKKFEEAIENGTDPSPKTINEMNNAIKQKKIAFFVNNTQASSSTVKSFVKLAKKNNVPVLNVRETIPNNTTYLAWMKENYQKLADIQNN
- a CDS encoding ArsR/SmtB family transcription factor, producing the protein MNDQIIRVTRALNHPIRIQILYYLNDNQKSSVNNLVKQFDVSQPAISRHLRILEEAKLVKSEQVKQERYYSLEDKHVIKILDVLRRHVNEDF
- a CDS encoding Cof-type HAD-IIB family hydrolase; this encodes MIKLIATDMDGTWLREDKTYDKELFEKEFQIMQDRDIKFVIASGNQYENILDRFPKANKNMYFVAENGALVAHGNEILQISDLSDEDYQTMLEIVEKLPYKAIVAGVTSAYVEKSSGKEFAEDLKKYVKKIQVVDSFNDIDDRIFKVSLRVPEDKMPKVLDKLREDYPQIGFVSGASTAIDMQTKGMNKAVGLEYLGKKLKIKSSEMVTFGDSGNDVGMLKFAGTSFATATALPDAKKAANQIIGSSEESSVQKKILELLS